CCTTCGTCCGCCGGTGTCGCCGGGCGGGCCAGAAGATGTGTGGTGCGGAAACTGTCGAATGTCATCGCAAGAAGAAGGTCAGCCGCCAAGTTCTTTGCTTCGTCTGGCGGAGGCGGCGACCGCCTGATTGACCGCGAAACGGAAGCGGTGTTCGTCCAGCGCGTTGAGCCCGGCAATGGTGGTGCCTCCGGGGGAGGTGACCATTTCCCTGAGGAGGGCTGGATGTGTTCCTGCTTCTCCGGCCATGGCCACGGTGCCGGATAAAAGGGCCTGGACCATTTCCGTGGCCTGCGGTCTGGCCAGCCCCAGCGTTACGCCTGCGTCGATGAGGGCTTCCATGAAGGCGAAAATATAGGCCGGACCGGAACCGATGAGCCCCGTGTATGCGTCGAAAAGCCGCTCCGGCAGGGCGTGGGCCTTGCCGATGGCCGCGAACATGGACATGACCGAGGCCTTGGTTTCGTTGGTCAGCAGAGCGTGGTCCAGACACAGGGCGTAAACGCCCCTGCCGATCATGGCTGGCGTGTTGGGCATGACGCGGACCACTGAAGCGCGCTGGCCGGCCCACTCCACAAGCTTTTCCAGAGTGATGCCCGCCGCGATGGATATGATGCAGGTTTCCGGCCGGATGGCCGGTTCCAGATCCGTCAGCACGGATCGCATGATCTGCGGCTTGACCGCCAGAAGAAGCATGTCCGACTGCCGGGCCACATCCCGCCCTGTCGGCAGGATATGCATGATGTCCGACTGCCGGTTTCGTGTATCCTCGTCCGGGTCGTAGCCGAACATGTGGAACATCCCGGCCGGGGCGAGTCCCCGGGCGATGGCTCCACCCATGTTGCCAAGGCCGATGATTCCTAGCGTCTTCATCATCCCACCAGTTCCAGTGTGCTGAAAAAATAGGCGATTTCCACGGCGGCGGTATCCGGTCCGTCCGATCCGTGGCAGGAATTTCTTTCCACATCCAGAGCGAATATTCTGCGGATGGTGCCTTCGGCCGCGTGGTCCCTGTTGGTGGCTCCCAGCAGCTCGCGGTATCTGCGGATGGCGTCGGCCCCTTCGAGGCACATGACCACGCACGGCCCGGAACTCATGTACTCTGTCAGACTGGCGAAAAAAGGCCGTTCGCGGTGCACGGCGTAGAACCCTTCGGCCTGGGATCTGCTCAGGCGGAGCATTTTCATGCCCACGATACGCAATCCGGTCTGCTGGATGATGCGGATGATTTCGCCCTGCAGGTTGCGTTCTACGGCGTCTGGCTTGATGATGGCGAGGGTCCGCTCCATGGGGTTCTCCTTAACATGGTTCGAATAGTTCTGGACTTTCTACCTGTTGCGCGGGAAAAATACAAGAATGCTGGACGGCTGAGTGAGATATTTCACCGCCCGGCGGAGAAAATGGTTGTTCTCTCGCGCCGCTGTCAGCTATGGTCGCTCTGAAGCCTTTGACATGCAAGGAGGAAAGCATGAGCAAGAAGCGTCTGTACGAGATCATCTACGAGGTGAGCCGGACCGTGAACTCCAGCCTGGACCCGGCCGAGGTGCTGCACCGTATTGCCGAGCAGGTCACGCGGGCCATGAATGTGAAGGGCTGCTTCATCCGTCTGCTGGACCGTTCCGGCAAGATTCTGAAACCGGCCGCCTATCATGGGCTGAGCG
Above is a window of Desulfomicrobium orale DSM 12838 DNA encoding:
- the proC gene encoding pyrroline-5-carboxylate reductase; protein product: MMKTLGIIGLGNMGGAIARGLAPAGMFHMFGYDPDEDTRNRQSDIMHILPTGRDVARQSDMLLLAVKPQIMRSVLTDLEPAIRPETCIISIAAGITLEKLVEWAGQRASVVRVMPNTPAMIGRGVYALCLDHALLTNETKASVMSMFAAIGKAHALPERLFDAYTGLIGSGPAYIFAFMEALIDAGVTLGLARPQATEMVQALLSGTVAMAGEAGTHPALLREMVTSPGGTTIAGLNALDEHRFRFAVNQAVAASARRSKELGG
- the ndk gene encoding nucleoside-diphosphate kinase, which codes for MERTLAIIKPDAVERNLQGEIIRIIQQTGLRIVGMKMLRLSRSQAEGFYAVHRERPFFASLTEYMSSGPCVVMCLEGADAIRRYRELLGATNRDHAAEGTIRRIFALDVERNSCHGSDGPDTAAVEIAYFFSTLELVG